Proteins encoded together in one Pseudomonas arsenicoxydans window:
- a CDS encoding YeiH family protein, giving the protein MSAIALTRIHSRTRELAPGFIVSLIVAAAASFLSEHYGAPVMLFALLLGMALNFLAADGACKAGIEFTARSVLRIGVALLGMRITLEQMVALGWKPVALVVILVVVTIGVSVIAAKALGFQRLFGMLTGGATAICGASAALALAAALPNHPQKERATLFTVIGVSALSTLAMIVYPMIANWLSLSPQMAGVFLGATIHDVAQVVGAGYSMSTETGDTATVVKLMRVAMLLPVIVSAAMITRLQGADPTGKRPPLLPWFAVGFLMLACINSTGWIAPVVQGSVNELSRWCLVVSISALGMKTRLKELASVGIKPILLMVGETVFLVVLVLLLLRWGM; this is encoded by the coding sequence ATGAGCGCCATTGCTCTCACCCGTATCCACAGCCGAACACGCGAGTTGGCACCAGGTTTCATTGTCAGCCTGATCGTCGCGGCGGCCGCTTCCTTTTTGTCCGAGCATTACGGTGCGCCGGTGATGCTGTTCGCCTTGCTGCTGGGCATGGCGCTCAACTTTCTGGCGGCGGACGGCGCGTGCAAGGCCGGCATTGAATTCACTGCCCGCAGCGTATTGCGCATCGGCGTGGCGCTGTTGGGCATGCGCATTACCCTGGAGCAGATGGTGGCGCTGGGGTGGAAACCAGTGGCGCTGGTGGTGATTCTGGTGGTCGTGACCATTGGCGTCTCGGTGATCGCGGCCAAGGCGCTGGGGTTTCAGCGTCTGTTCGGCATGCTCACTGGCGGCGCCACCGCGATTTGCGGTGCTTCAGCAGCGTTGGCGCTGGCCGCTGCGTTGCCCAATCATCCGCAGAAAGAGCGGGCCACGCTGTTCACGGTGATTGGGGTGTCGGCGCTATCGACCCTGGCAATGATCGTCTATCCGATGATTGCCAACTGGCTGTCGTTGTCGCCTCAAATGGCAGGTGTGTTCCTCGGGGCCACCATCCACGATGTCGCTCAGGTCGTGGGCGCCGGTTACAGCATGTCCACCGAAACGGGCGATACGGCGACGGTGGTCAAGTTGATGCGCGTGGCCATGTTGCTACCGGTGATTGTCAGCGCCGCCATGATCACCCGCCTGCAAGGCGCCGACCCCACAGGCAAACGGCCGCCGCTGTTGCCGTGGTTCGCTGTCGGTTTTCTGATGCTGGCCTGCATCAACAGCACGGGTTGGATCGCTCCGGTGGTGCAAGGTTCGGTCAATGAACTGTCGCGCTGGTGCCTGGTGGTTTCCATCAGTGCCCTGGGCATGAAAACCCGGCTCAAGGAGCTTGCGTCAGTGGGCATCAAACCCATTCTGTTGATGGTGGGGGAGACCGTGTTCCTGGTTGTCCTGGTGCTGCTGTTGCTGCGCTGGGGGATGTAA
- a CDS encoding DUF1302 domain-containing protein has protein sequence MHNNKSHGHTLPSRRSLLTLAILAASMPVAHAVELDTGNPDWAVRFDNTVKYNYGVRTENADKRMLGTPNNNDGDYNFRKAGTNITNRVDLLTEMDVVYKDHMGARVSAASWYDKAYENTGSNSNPFVNGNGDTSGLVANDPRLAAVTGDNVGNGSPHLSHYAQRYYSGPSGEILDAFVFYSTEVGEESLFSVKAGQHNVFWGETILNPVHSISYGQSGLDLAKLAASPGTEAKELFVPRNQVSMTFTINPELTVGAQYFLDWDAARLPEAGTYYGGSDLVGFGAQSFLLGNTNSITPGSPLGCGLAPCNALTNVRRGDDLTPRNSGDWGVMAKWSPAWLDGTLGVYYRKTSDILPQAWLDARGLSSANPNGTRPAGQVPAVVNTLNSLSTATYQLAYSDNIDIFGLSLSKDIGGISVGSDLNIRHNMPLASIPAIVSTNSPLGLGQGLGLLPPRTAATGVIYDTPHDGDSMSATGDTLHWTLNGLMTLPKTPVFDSAVLLGELYYSNLLKLDDKNAALYKGKSTYHGIDAPTRDNWGIAVNFTPTWYQVFPGVDMSMPMSVNVGLDGVSPVSGGGAKDTGNYAFGVGAAIYNKYFVDLKYVDAFGKADKCNVSGNSTGAANASSGDGSTPNAFSGNENYACYAGGYSAFSGGGATTEDRGALYLTLKTTF, from the coding sequence ATGCATAACAATAAGAGTCACGGCCACACACTTCCTTCACGTCGCAGTCTGCTGACGCTGGCGATCCTGGCGGCATCGATGCCGGTCGCCCACGCCGTCGAGCTGGATACCGGCAACCCCGACTGGGCCGTGCGGTTTGATAACACCGTCAAGTACAACTACGGGGTGCGCACCGAAAACGCCGACAAACGCATGCTCGGGACGCCGAACAACAATGACGGTGACTACAACTTTCGCAAGGCCGGCACCAACATCACCAACCGTGTCGACCTGCTGACCGAAATGGACGTGGTCTACAAGGACCACATGGGCGCTCGCGTCAGTGCCGCCAGCTGGTACGACAAGGCCTATGAGAACACCGGCTCCAATTCCAACCCGTTCGTCAACGGTAATGGCGACACCTCCGGGCTGGTCGCCAATGACCCGCGCCTCGCCGCGGTGACTGGTGACAATGTCGGCAATGGCAGCCCGCATCTAAGTCACTACGCCCAGCGGTACTACAGCGGTCCTTCGGGGGAAATCCTCGATGCCTTCGTGTTCTACAGCACCGAAGTAGGGGAGGAGTCGCTGTTCAGCGTCAAGGCCGGGCAACACAACGTGTTCTGGGGTGAGACCATCCTCAACCCGGTGCACTCGATCAGCTACGGCCAGTCCGGCCTGGACCTGGCCAAGCTGGCAGCGTCCCCCGGCACCGAAGCCAAGGAGTTGTTCGTCCCGCGCAACCAGGTGTCGATGACCTTCACCATCAACCCCGAGTTGACCGTCGGTGCCCAGTATTTCCTTGATTGGGACGCCGCACGCCTGCCTGAGGCGGGTACTTATTATGGCGGTTCCGACCTGGTGGGCTTCGGCGCGCAGTCGTTCCTGCTCGGCAACACCAACTCGATCACCCCAGGCAGCCCGTTGGGGTGTGGCCTGGCGCCGTGCAACGCACTGACCAACGTGCGCCGTGGCGATGACCTGACCCCGCGCAATTCGGGCGATTGGGGCGTCATGGCCAAGTGGTCGCCCGCCTGGCTGGACGGCACGCTCGGCGTCTACTACCGCAAGACCTCGGACATCTTGCCGCAAGCCTGGCTCGACGCCCGTGGGTTGAGCTCGGCCAATCCCAATGGCACGCGGCCAGCGGGCCAGGTGCCGGCGGTGGTCAACACCCTGAACTCGTTGAGCACCGCCACTTATCAATTGGCGTATTCAGACAACATCGACATCTTCGGCTTGAGCCTGTCCAAGGACATCGGCGGCATCAGCGTCGGCAGCGACCTGAACATCCGCCACAACATGCCATTGGCCAGTATCCCGGCGATCGTCAGCACCAACAGCCCACTGGGACTCGGTCAGGGCCTCGGCTTGCTGCCGCCTCGCACGGCGGCCACCGGTGTCATCTACGACACCCCGCACGATGGCGACAGCATGAGCGCCACCGGCGACACCTTGCACTGGACGCTCAACGGCCTGATGACCTTGCCCAAGACGCCGGTGTTCGACTCGGCTGTCCTGCTCGGTGAGCTGTATTACAGCAACCTGCTCAAGCTCGATGACAAGAACGCCGCGCTCTACAAGGGCAAGAGCACTTACCACGGCATCGATGCGCCGACCCGTGACAACTGGGGCATCGCGGTCAACTTCACGCCGACCTGGTACCAGGTGTTCCCCGGCGTTGACATGAGCATGCCGATGTCCGTCAACGTCGGCCTCGACGGCGTTTCACCGGTCTCGGGCGGTGGCGCGAAAGACACCGGCAACTATGCGTTTGGCGTCGGTGCGGCGATCTACAACAAGTACTTCGTCGACCTCAAGTACGTCGACGCCTTCGGCAAGGCTGACAAGTGCAATGTCAGTGGCAACAGCACGGGTGCAGCCAACGCCAGCAGTGGCGACGGCTCCACGCCGAACGCCTTCAGCGGTAACGAAAACTATGCGTGCTACGCCGGTGGCTATTCAGCCTTCTCGGGTGGCGGTGCGACCACCGAAGACCGTGGCGCCCTCTACCTGACGCTGAAAACCACCTTCTGA
- a CDS encoding RBBP9/YdeN family alpha/beta hydrolase gives MDKLQTAATVLIVPGLRDHVAEHWQTLLEARLSNVRSVPPLETDKLDCAARVRAIQHELAQIDGPVILVAHSAGVLMVAHWAALHGTAQHSAPIKGALLAAPPDLDATWPSGYPSPETLRTHGWDPLPAGALPFRSIVVASSNDHLASLEAVTCMARNWGSEVVNLGEVGHLNPASGFGHWPQAEALILELDR, from the coding sequence GTGGACAAACTGCAAACTGCCGCAACCGTTCTGATCGTACCCGGTCTGCGCGACCATGTTGCCGAGCATTGGCAAACGCTGCTGGAGGCCCGGCTGAGCAATGTGCGCAGCGTCCCGCCACTGGAAACCGACAAGCTCGATTGCGCGGCCCGGGTCCGGGCGATCCAGCATGAACTTGCACAGATCGACGGGCCGGTGATTCTCGTCGCCCACAGCGCCGGTGTGTTGATGGTCGCGCACTGGGCTGCTCTACATGGCACGGCTCAGCACAGCGCTCCAATCAAAGGCGCGCTACTGGCCGCGCCACCTGATCTCGATGCCACCTGGCCGTCGGGTTATCCATCCCCTGAAACCCTTCGAACCCATGGCTGGGATCCACTGCCTGCCGGCGCGCTGCCTTTTCGCAGCATCGTCGTGGCCAGCAGCAATGATCACCTGGCCAGCCTCGAAGCCGTTACCTGCATGGCCCGCAACTGGGGCAGCGAAGTGGTCAATCTCGGTGAGGTCGGCCACCTCAATCCTGCCTCGGGTTTTGGCCATTGGCCGCAAGCCGAGGCACTCATTCTGGAACTGGATCGCTAG
- a CDS encoding efflux RND transporter permease subunit — protein MGNLKQDTMPVIRHMRDFDRRSGNRLERWVFNYRPLFMLCMTLVTLLLGYMAATRLELRPSFEKMIPQSQPYIQNFLENRKSLRGLGSSVRVVVENTQGDIFDPDYLTVLKQVNDDLFLSEGVDRAWMKSLWSPAVRWNEVTEEGFQGGPVMPDAYRGSAEDIDQLRQNINRAGIVGSLVASDFKSSMLIVPLLDKASATGQGIDYYAFAQKLETQLRDKIEFAGDSQARKAGEEGKGKYKVRVIGFAKLIGDLIDGLIQVMMFFGLAVVTSFVIIYLYTRCLRSTLLVIVCSLTAVVWQLGIVAWLGYAIDPYSVLVPFLIFAIGVSHAAQKMNGIMQDIARGTHKLVAARYTFRRLFIAGVTALLADAVGFAVLMLIDIPVIQDLAITASIGVAVLIFTSLLLMPVALSYIGVGAKAAERALKIDTRAAQSRGFGKLWDFLDRFTTRKWATGIVLGAVALGIAGFMVSQHLQIGDLDSGAPELRADSRYNRDNAYITSHYALSSDLFAVMIKTPPEGCLNYQTLILADRLAWELQQYPGVQATSSLVNAVRQITAGSFEGNPKLNSIQRNQNVLNYAAQQASVNAPELFNTDCSVMPVIAFLKDHKAQTLDAVVAIADKFARENSTADRQFLLAAGTAGIEAATNIVVREANHTMLLYVYAAVTLFCLITFRSWRATLVALLPLVLTSILCEALMVIMGIGVKVATLPVIALGVGIGVDYALYLLSVQLHYQRQGLPLAQAYRNAVSFTGRVVGLVGITLAAGVVCWAWSPIKFQADMGILLTFMFIWNMLGALILIPALSHFLLRNILPTPTLSTERTAELISTP, from the coding sequence ATGGGCAACCTCAAGCAAGACACCATGCCGGTGATCCGCCACATGCGTGACTTCGATCGGCGCTCGGGCAACCGGCTGGAGCGCTGGGTCTTCAATTACCGTCCGCTGTTCATGCTGTGCATGACGCTGGTCACGCTGCTGTTGGGCTATATGGCGGCCACCCGCCTGGAGCTGCGCCCCAGCTTCGAGAAGATGATTCCGCAGAGCCAGCCCTACATCCAGAATTTTCTGGAGAACCGTAAATCGTTGCGTGGCCTGGGCAGTTCGGTGCGGGTGGTGGTGGAAAACACCCAGGGCGATATTTTCGACCCCGACTACCTGACCGTTCTCAAACAGGTCAACGACGACTTGTTTCTCTCCGAAGGCGTTGACCGGGCCTGGATGAAGTCGTTGTGGAGCCCGGCGGTGCGCTGGAACGAAGTGACCGAGGAGGGCTTCCAGGGTGGCCCGGTGATGCCCGATGCCTACCGCGGCTCGGCCGAAGACATTGATCAGTTGCGCCAGAATATCAATCGCGCCGGCATCGTCGGCAGCCTGGTGGCCAGCGATTTCAAATCGAGCATGTTGATTGTGCCGTTGCTGGACAAGGCTTCGGCCACCGGCCAAGGCATCGATTACTACGCCTTCGCGCAGAAACTCGAAACGCAACTGCGTGACAAGATCGAATTTGCCGGTGACAGCCAGGCACGCAAGGCCGGGGAGGAGGGCAAGGGCAAGTACAAGGTCCGTGTGATCGGTTTCGCCAAGCTGATCGGCGACCTGATCGATGGCCTGATCCAGGTGATGATGTTTTTCGGCCTGGCGGTGGTCACCTCGTTCGTCATCATTTACCTCTACACCCGTTGCCTGCGCAGCACGCTGCTGGTGATTGTCTGTTCGCTGACCGCAGTGGTCTGGCAGCTGGGCATTGTTGCCTGGCTGGGGTATGCCATCGATCCGTATTCGGTGCTGGTGCCGTTCCTGATTTTCGCGATCGGTGTGTCCCACGCGGCACAGAAAATGAACGGCATCATGCAGGACATCGCCCGTGGCACCCATAAACTGGTGGCGGCGCGGTACACCTTCCGGCGTCTGTTTATTGCAGGTGTCACTGCATTGCTGGCGGATGCGGTGGGCTTCGCGGTGTTGATGCTGATCGACATTCCGGTAATCCAGGACCTGGCGATCACCGCCAGCATCGGCGTCGCCGTGTTGATCTTCACCTCGCTGTTGCTGATGCCGGTGGCGCTGTCGTACATCGGCGTCGGGGCGAAGGCGGCCGAACGGGCGCTGAAGATCGATACCCGCGCGGCGCAAAGCCGAGGGTTCGGCAAGCTCTGGGATTTCCTCGACCGTTTCACCACGCGCAAGTGGGCCACGGGCATCGTGCTCGGCGCCGTGGCGTTAGGCATCGCAGGCTTCATGGTCAGCCAGCACCTGCAAATCGGCGACCTCGACAGTGGCGCCCCGGAGCTGCGCGCGGACTCGCGTTACAACCGTGATAACGCCTACATCACCAGCCACTATGCGCTGTCGAGCGACCTGTTCGCGGTGATGATCAAGACGCCGCCCGAAGGCTGCCTCAACTACCAGACACTGATCCTCGCCGACCGCCTGGCCTGGGAACTGCAGCAGTATCCGGGCGTGCAAGCGACTTCATCGCTGGTCAATGCCGTGCGCCAGATCACCGCCGGTTCGTTCGAAGGCAACCCTAAGCTCAACAGCATCCAGCGCAATCAGAACGTGCTGAACTACGCGGCACAACAAGCCTCGGTCAACGCGCCGGAACTGTTCAATACCGACTGTTCGGTGATGCCGGTCATTGCCTTTCTCAAGGACCACAAAGCCCAGACGCTGGACGCCGTGGTAGCCATCGCGGACAAGTTCGCCCGGGAGAACAGCACTGCCGATCGCCAGTTCCTGCTGGCTGCCGGGACGGCCGGGATTGAAGCGGCGACCAACATCGTGGTGCGTGAAGCCAACCACACAATGCTGCTTTACGTTTATGCAGCGGTGACGCTGTTCTGCCTGATCACCTTCCGCAGTTGGCGTGCCACGTTGGTGGCGTTACTGCCGCTGGTGCTGACCTCGATCCTGTGCGAGGCGTTGATGGTGATCATGGGCATTGGCGTGAAGGTGGCGACGTTGCCGGTGATCGCACTGGGCGTCGGGATCGGCGTCGATTACGCCTTGTATTTGCTCAGTGTGCAGCTGCACTACCAGCGCCAGGGCCTGCCATTAGCCCAGGCTTACCGCAACGCGGTGTCCTTCACCGGCCGGGTGGTGGGGCTGGTCGGCATCACCCTGGCGGCGGGCGTGGTGTGCTGGGCCTGGTCGCCGATCAAGTTCCAGGCGGACATGGGCATCCTGCTGACCTTCATGTTCATCTGGAACATGCTCGGTGCGCTGATCCTGATCCCGGCGCTGTCGCATTTCCTGCTGCGCAACATTCTTCCCACGCCAACGCTGTCCACCGAACGTACGGCGGAACTGATTAGCACTCCCTGA
- a CDS encoding AraC family transcriptional regulator, whose protein sequence is MPKLVRAAVLTNYLEVAHYQGLNPHDLLANVGLSKARLQAPEQRIPIDSAVRLLEDSAAASGCQTFGLSMAESRQLSDFGVVSLLLSHQRTLRDALQVLVHYRHLMNDSLAIFVEEAGKMVIIREEVVTESPMPCRQANELAIGVMFRLCAALLGAHWHPYSVNFTHQPPDNLQLHRRLFGCNLEFGSEFNGIVCPDASLDMTNPHADPAMARYAQRYLDSLQNHEGPSILFEVRKAIYLLLPMGRATIEQIAQTQGMNVRTLQRRLKDDGCAFNDLINEVRRDLVLRYLENPNYSLGRIADMLGYSMASSFTRWFISQFGMPPATWRSTHKTDPTKR, encoded by the coding sequence ATGCCAAAGCTTGTACGCGCCGCCGTCTTGACCAACTACCTGGAAGTGGCCCACTACCAGGGGCTCAATCCGCACGATTTGCTGGCGAACGTCGGCCTGAGCAAGGCCCGGCTGCAAGCCCCCGAGCAACGTATCCCGATCGATTCAGCCGTGCGTCTGCTGGAGGATTCGGCCGCTGCCAGTGGCTGTCAGACCTTCGGCCTGAGCATGGCCGAGTCGCGTCAGCTTTCGGATTTTGGGGTCGTCAGCCTGCTGCTCAGCCATCAGCGCACGCTGCGTGATGCGTTGCAGGTGCTGGTGCATTACCGGCACCTGATGAACGACTCGCTGGCAATCTTCGTTGAGGAAGCCGGCAAGATGGTGATCATTCGCGAGGAAGTGGTGACCGAGTCGCCAATGCCCTGTCGCCAGGCAAACGAACTGGCGATTGGCGTGATGTTCCGGCTTTGCGCCGCCCTGCTCGGCGCGCACTGGCATCCCTACAGCGTCAACTTCACGCACCAGCCTCCGGACAACCTGCAACTGCATCGTCGTCTGTTCGGCTGCAACCTGGAGTTTGGCAGCGAGTTCAATGGCATTGTCTGTCCCGATGCCAGCCTCGACATGACCAATCCGCATGCCGACCCGGCCATGGCGCGTTACGCCCAGCGCTATCTCGATTCGCTGCAGAACCACGAAGGGCCGTCGATCCTGTTCGAGGTGCGCAAGGCCATTTACCTGCTGCTGCCCATGGGCCGCGCCACCATCGAACAGATCGCCCAGACCCAGGGCATGAACGTGCGCACCCTGCAACGCCGCCTGAAAGACGATGGCTGCGCCTTCAACGACCTGATCAACGAAGTGCGCCGTGACTTGGTGCTGCGTTACCTGGAGAACCCGAATTACTCGCTGGGCCGCATCGCCGACATGCTGGGCTATTCCATGGCGAGTTCGTTCACCCGCTGGTTCATCTCCCAGTTCGGCATGCCACCGGCCACCTGGCGCAGCACACACAAAACCGACCCCACAAAACGCTGA
- a CDS encoding DsbA family oxidoreductase: MKGCLRIDVFFDFICPWCLIGKRQLEHAQVQFRSRHPDVQITTVWHGVQLLPQLPVEGEPFADFYRKRLGNAAAVTMRQAQVQQAAREVGLAIDLGRIATMPNTADAHRLFERASALGNAIQREMLLERLFAAYFRKGENLGCRETLLAIARSCGVDTDRVLDCLKGDATPFDGSPGATSGVPGFQFDGRLTVVGAQPAQTLLGAMNEALKESHREWQPA; this comes from the coding sequence GTGAAGGGTTGTTTACGTATTGACGTGTTTTTCGATTTCATTTGCCCCTGGTGCCTGATCGGCAAACGCCAACTGGAGCATGCGCAGGTACAGTTTCGCAGTCGCCATCCGGATGTGCAGATCACCACCGTGTGGCATGGGGTGCAGTTACTGCCGCAGTTGCCGGTAGAGGGTGAACCCTTCGCTGATTTCTATCGCAAGCGTCTGGGTAATGCCGCCGCTGTGACCATGCGCCAGGCGCAGGTACAGCAGGCCGCCCGTGAGGTTGGACTGGCCATCGACCTCGGCCGCATCGCGACGATGCCCAACACCGCTGACGCCCATCGTTTGTTCGAGCGTGCCAGCGCGCTGGGCAATGCTATCCAGCGTGAAATGTTGCTCGAACGGCTGTTCGCCGCTTATTTTCGCAAAGGCGAAAACCTTGGTTGCCGTGAGACGTTGCTCGCGATTGCTCGTTCCTGCGGCGTCGATACGGACAGGGTGCTCGATTGCCTGAAGGGCGACGCCACACCCTTTGACGGATCCCCCGGCGCAACCAGTGGCGTGCCGGGCTTTCAGTTCGACGGTCGCCTGACCGTGGTCGGTGCACAACCCGCTCAGACGCTGCTCGGGGCCATGAACGAAGCGCTCAAGGAAAGTCATCGCGAGTGGCAACCGGCATGA
- a CDS encoding DUF1329 domain-containing protein has translation MKFVQTLLAASLALAAAAHVQAAVSAQDAAKLGSSLTLIGAEKAANADGSIPAYAGGLTTAPASFKAGDSMRPDPFASEKPLLVINGKNVDQYKSLLSATTVELAKRFPSYRVDVYPTHRTVALPQAVLDNSLKNANGAKSLEGGLAIDNVLPGVPFPIPQSGSEAMWNFLLRYQGVNINSKYDSWNVDSAGVPSLATTGQAFITYPIYENMAQPISSADVYYQMKLYYTGPARRAGESIMLKDAANPLAQPRRAWQYLPGQRRVKLAPNLAYDTPNPGTAGAGTYDDVFVFNGALDRYDWKLVGKQEMIVPYNTYKLTYAQDPKSLTTPNHLSPDFVRWEKHRVWVVEGNLKPGARHVYQKRRFYLDEDSWAALASDQYDARGQLYRGSFAFLSQSYDKQVPDSTPFMIYDLVGGSYNINGVVGPYGGIRYIDSLSKAQWSPESLAGAGIR, from the coding sequence ATGAAATTCGTGCAAACTCTGCTGGCCGCTTCATTGGCCCTGGCCGCTGCCGCTCATGTTCAAGCCGCCGTGTCGGCGCAGGATGCGGCCAAGCTCGGTAGCAGCCTGACCCTGATCGGCGCTGAAAAGGCTGCCAACGCCGACGGTTCCATTCCCGCCTACGCCGGCGGACTGACCACGGCCCCGGCCAGTTTCAAAGCGGGCGACAGCATGCGCCCGGACCCTTTTGCCAGTGAAAAACCGCTGCTGGTCATCAATGGCAAAAACGTCGACCAGTACAAGAGCCTGCTCAGCGCCACCACGGTAGAGCTGGCCAAGCGTTTCCCCAGCTACCGCGTCGATGTCTATCCGACCCATCGCACCGTGGCGTTGCCGCAAGCGGTGCTGGACAACAGCCTGAAGAACGCCAATGGCGCCAAATCCCTTGAAGGCGGATTGGCCATCGACAACGTCTTGCCCGGCGTGCCGTTTCCGATTCCGCAATCGGGCAGCGAGGCGATGTGGAACTTCCTGCTGCGTTACCAGGGCGTCAACATCAACTCCAAGTACGATTCCTGGAACGTCGACTCGGCCGGTGTGCCAAGCCTGGCCACCACGGGGCAGGCGTTCATCACCTACCCGATCTACGAAAACATGGCGCAGCCCATTAGCAGCGCCGACGTGTACTACCAGATGAAGCTGTATTACACCGGCCCCGCACGTCGCGCTGGCGAGTCGATCATGCTCAAGGACGCCGCCAACCCGCTGGCGCAGCCACGCCGTGCCTGGCAATACCTGCCGGGCCAGCGTCGCGTCAAACTGGCGCCGAACCTGGCCTACGACACGCCGAATCCGGGAACCGCCGGTGCGGGCACTTACGATGATGTGTTCGTGTTCAACGGCGCACTGGATCGCTACGACTGGAAGTTGGTCGGCAAGCAAGAAATGATCGTGCCGTACAACACCTACAAGCTGACCTATGCCCAGGATCCGAAAAGCCTGACCACCCCCAATCACCTGTCGCCGGACTTCGTGCGCTGGGAGAAACATCGCGTGTGGGTGGTGGAAGGCAACCTCAAACCGGGTGCGCGTCACGTCTACCAGAAGCGTCGCTTCTACCTCGACGAAGACAGTTGGGCGGCACTGGCCTCTGACCAATACGACGCCCGTGGTCAGCTCTACCGTGGTTCCTTCGCGTTCCTCAGCCAGAGCTATGACAAGCAGGTGCCGGACTCCACGCCGTTCATGATCTACGACCTGGTCGGCGGCTCCTACAACATCAACGGTGTGGTGGGCCCTTACGGCGGCATCCGTTACATCGACTCCCTGTCCAAGGCGCAATGGTCGCCGGAGTCACTGGCGGGGGCCGGCATTCGCTAA
- a CDS encoding WD40/YVTN/BNR-like repeat-containing protein: MCSYKKYRQLALGMALALLHGFTQAASYIDVLDLPAKTSALAVRSPLLGVARAGTRLVAVGQRGHILYSDDGGKAWQQAAVPVSADLNAVSFPTAAQGWAVGNDGVVLHTSDGGQTWSKQLDGRQIGALLVNHYGALASAEPANEQWATRVEEGQRLTEEGADKPLLDVWFANEKTGYVVGAFNLILRTDDGGQHWTPFQDRSDNPQSLHLNAIASTGDALYIVGEQGLLLKWNESAQRFVALDSPYQGSFFGVIGKPGEVLVYGLRGHVFRSVDGGASWAALNTGLQVSITAATVDAKGRYLLFSQAGQMLVDAGDSRLTSIPQQNPAPSAGAISTPDGTLVLVGSRGARALDVK; encoded by the coding sequence ATGTGTTCGTACAAAAAGTACCGGCAGTTGGCGCTGGGCATGGCCCTTGCCCTGTTGCACGGCTTCACCCAGGCAGCTAGCTACATCGACGTGCTGGACTTGCCGGCCAAGACCAGCGCGCTGGCAGTGCGCAGTCCGTTGCTGGGCGTGGCCCGCGCCGGGACACGACTGGTTGCCGTTGGACAGCGTGGCCACATTCTCTATTCCGATGATGGCGGCAAAGCCTGGCAGCAGGCTGCCGTGCCGGTCAGTGCCGACCTGAATGCCGTGAGTTTTCCCACGGCGGCGCAAGGTTGGGCGGTCGGCAATGACGGCGTGGTGCTGCACACCAGCGACGGCGGCCAGACATGGAGCAAACAACTGGACGGCCGCCAGATCGGCGCCTTGCTGGTCAACCACTACGGTGCGTTGGCCAGTGCCGAACCGGCCAATGAACAATGGGCCACCCGCGTCGAGGAGGGCCAGCGGCTGACCGAGGAGGGCGCTGATAAGCCACTGCTCGACGTGTGGTTCGCCAATGAAAAGACCGGTTACGTGGTCGGTGCATTCAACCTGATTCTGCGCACCGACGATGGCGGCCAGCACTGGACACCGTTCCAGGACCGCAGCGATAACCCGCAAAGCCTGCACCTCAATGCCATCGCGTCCACCGGCGATGCGCTCTACATCGTTGGCGAACAAGGCCTGCTGCTCAAGTGGAATGAATCCGCGCAGCGTTTCGTGGCGCTCGATTCGCCTTATCAGGGCAGTTTTTTCGGCGTGATTGGCAAGCCTGGCGAAGTGTTGGTCTACGGCCTGCGCGGCCATGTGTTTCGCAGCGTTGACGGTGGCGCGAGTTGGGCCGCGCTCAACACCGGCCTGCAAGTCAGCATCACCGCCGCCACGGTGGACGCCAAGGGTCGCTACCTGCTGTTTAGCCAGGCAGGACAAATGCTGGTCGATGCAGGCGATTCGCGACTGACGTCAATACCTCAGCAAAATCCGGCTCCGTCAGCCGGCGCCATCAGCACCCCCGACGGCACGCTGGTGTTGGTCGGCAGCCGTGGTGCCCGCGCACTGGACGTCAAATAA
- a CDS encoding Rieske (2Fe-2S) protein, producing MIRRIPVPAGKHPQVGARALFEFEDKSLALFNVDGQLFAIDDSCPHQGASLCGGRLDGRQIQCCAHGLRFDLASGYLLNSNKLKVANYPVEVVDGQAFIVIVPQESAP from the coding sequence ATGATCAGGCGTATTCCCGTCCCTGCCGGCAAACACCCGCAGGTCGGCGCCCGTGCGCTGTTCGAGTTTGAAGACAAAAGCCTGGCGTTGTTCAACGTCGACGGGCAGTTGTTCGCCATCGACGACAGCTGCCCGCACCAGGGCGCTTCGCTCTGTGGCGGGCGCCTCGACGGACGACAGATTCAGTGCTGCGCCCATGGATTGCGCTTCGATCTGGCCAGCGGCTACTTGCTCAATTCCAACAAACTCAAGGTCGCCAACTACCCGGTCGAGGTGGTCGACGGCCAGGCCTTTATCGTCATCGTTCCCCAGGAGTCCGCGCCATGA